The following coding sequences lie in one Angustibacter luteus genomic window:
- a CDS encoding flagellin: protein MGLRINQNIAAQNSYRNLSVTDNQMSKSLEKLSSGFRINRAADDAAGLSISEGLRSQIGGLKVAVRNAQDGINVVQTADGALNESTAILQRMRDLAVQSANGSNDTNSRSAIDAEAKQLNSELDRIASKTTFNNVNLLDGSFTGKSFQVGYAANDTIGVAISSTGTGGAKSSWANGSAATTAGNAVFTHGAVATTVAVTASTDANAIATQLNADAGFAGSYSASVDTNGGLVVSSKDGLAGAIAVTGTLTAAGTNAAPGANAGFSSTDLGVSSVDLASQTGATAAITKIDTAIKSVSSARGNLGALQNRFEHTVNNLNVAVENLSASESQIRDTDMAAEMTSFTRAQILQQAGTSMLAQANSSQQSVLKLLG, encoded by the coding sequence ATGGGTCTTCGCATCAACCAGAACATCGCGGCGCAGAACTCGTACCGCAACCTGTCGGTCACCGACAACCAGATGAGCAAGTCCCTGGAGAAGCTCTCCAGCGGCTTCCGCATCAACCGCGCGGCGGACGACGCTGCCGGCCTCTCGATCTCCGAGGGCCTGCGCTCGCAGATCGGTGGCCTGAAGGTCGCCGTCCGCAACGCTCAGGACGGCATCAACGTCGTGCAGACGGCTGACGGCGCCCTGAACGAGTCCACCGCCATCCTGCAGCGCATGCGTGACCTCGCGGTGCAGTCGGCGAACGGCAGCAACGACACCAACTCGCGCAGCGCCATCGACGCCGAGGCCAAGCAGCTCAACTCGGAGCTGGACCGGATCGCCAGCAAGACCACGTTCAACAACGTGAACCTGCTGGACGGCTCCTTCACCGGCAAGTCCTTCCAGGTCGGCTACGCGGCGAACGACACCATCGGCGTGGCGATCTCCTCGACCGGCACCGGTGGCGCCAAGTCCTCGTGGGCCAACGGTTCGGCCGCTACCACGGCGGGTAACGCGGTCTTCACCCACGGCGCCGTCGCGACGACCGTCGCGGTGACCGCCAGCACCGACGCCAACGCCATCGCCACCCAGCTGAACGCCGACGCCGGCTTCGCTGGTAGCTACTCGGCCTCGGTGGACACCAACGGTGGCCTGGTCGTGTCCTCCAAGGACGGCCTCGCCGGCGCCATCGCCGTCACCGGCACCCTGACGGCTGCGGGCACCAACGCCGCTCCGGGCGCCAACGCGGGCTTCAGCTCGACCGACCTCGGCGTGAGCTCGGTCGACCTGGCCTCGCAGACCGGTGCGACCGCTGCGATCACCAAGATCGACACCGCCATCAAGTCGGTCTCCTCGGCTCGTGGCAACCTCGGTGCGCTGCAGAACCGCTTCGAGCACACCGTGAACAACCTCAACGTCGCGGTGGAGAACCTGTCCGCGTCCGAGAGCCAGATCCGCGACACCGACATGGCTGCGGAGATGACCAGCTTCACCCGCGCGCAGATCCTGCAGCAGGCCGGTACGTCGATGCTCGCCCAGGCGAACTCCTCGCAGCAGTCCGTCCTGAAGCTGCTCGGCTGA
- the fliW gene encoding flagellar assembly protein FliW, whose protein sequence is MSEQMTDTPTDNDLPVLEFVDAVPGLPGMSRCVLVQIDEAGALFRLQSVVDPDLRLVVAAPSFFYAEYAPEIDEDTAASIHLDDVADALLLVVITVGASLAESTANLMAPIVVNQRTRQAVQVLQLEGSHSLREPLPV, encoded by the coding sequence GTGAGTGAGCAGATGACCGACACCCCGACCGACAACGACCTGCCCGTGCTGGAGTTCGTGGACGCCGTCCCCGGGCTGCCCGGCATGTCCCGGTGCGTGCTGGTCCAGATCGACGAGGCCGGTGCCCTGTTCCGGCTGCAGTCCGTCGTCGACCCCGACCTGCGCCTGGTCGTCGCGGCACCGTCCTTCTTCTACGCCGAGTACGCCCCGGAGATCGACGAGGACACGGCCGCCAGCATCCACCTGGACGACGTCGCGGACGCCCTGCTGCTCGTCGTCATCACCGTGGGCGCCTCGCTCGCCGAGTCGACCGCGAACCTGATGGCCCCCATCGTGGTGAACCAGCGGACCCGCCAGGCCGTCCAGGTGCTGCAGCTCGAGGGCAGCCACTCGCTGCGCGAGCCACTGCCCGTCTGA
- a CDS encoding sigma-70 family RNA polymerase sigma factor translates to MVGSLQIVRRRAENRLMQFSRKTEVRPALDSGGPDAPLDDAGRNLVREHLPIVGYLVSEVLGRVPAHVQRGDLVSAGQLALVKAARAYDPTTGVPFGHYARTRIRGALVDELRASDWASRGVRSKGRQMAQAEDRMASELGRWPTDVELARELDVEVRSVTTTRGDLHRSVVISLDQLVDLNGSADEHLTAEAHQVDAGQFVVQAEKMRYLMAAVHALPERLRVVVEQYFLGERPMAEIAAELGVTESRVSQLRAEALVLLRDGMNTHLDPERVVEPERPDGVVARRRSAYYAKVAAFAAAPAVPVQRTAEPGTSSADLRFDATRTA, encoded by the coding sequence ATGGTCGGTTCGCTACAGATCGTGCGCAGGCGCGCCGAGAACCGACTCATGCAGTTCTCACGCAAAACCGAGGTACGGCCCGCGCTGGACTCCGGTGGACCCGACGCGCCCTTGGACGACGCTGGCCGAAACCTGGTGCGCGAGCACCTGCCGATCGTCGGCTACCTCGTCTCCGAGGTCCTCGGCCGAGTGCCCGCCCACGTCCAGCGTGGCGACCTGGTCTCGGCCGGCCAGCTGGCCCTGGTGAAGGCAGCTCGTGCGTACGACCCCACCACTGGGGTGCCGTTCGGCCACTATGCCAGGACTCGGATACGCGGCGCACTGGTTGACGAGCTACGTGCATCCGATTGGGCTAGTCGCGGGGTTCGCAGCAAGGGCCGCCAGATGGCTCAGGCCGAGGACCGGATGGCCAGCGAGCTGGGCCGCTGGCCCACGGACGTCGAGCTCGCGCGTGAGCTCGACGTCGAGGTGCGGAGCGTGACGACTACGCGCGGTGACCTGCACCGCAGCGTCGTCATCAGCCTGGACCAGCTGGTGGACCTCAACGGCTCCGCCGACGAGCACCTGACCGCCGAGGCGCACCAGGTGGACGCCGGTCAGTTCGTCGTGCAGGCCGAGAAGATGCGCTACCTGATGGCCGCCGTGCATGCGCTGCCGGAGCGGCTGCGGGTGGTCGTCGAGCAGTACTTCCTGGGTGAGCGCCCCATGGCCGAGATCGCCGCCGAGCTCGGGGTCACCGAGTCGCGGGTGTCCCAGCTGCGCGCCGAGGCCCTCGTCCTGCTGCGCGACGGGATGAACACCCACCTCGACCCCGAGCGGGTCGTCGAGCCCGAACGGCCCGACGGAGTCGTCGCGCGTCGCCGCAGTGCCTACTACGCCAAGGTCGCGGCCTTCGCCGCGGCGCCGGCCGTCCCGGTGCAGCGCACCGCGGAGCCCGGGACGTCGTCCGCTGACCTGCGCTTCGACGCCACCCGAACGGCGTAG
- the flgN gene encoding flagellar export chaperone FlgN codes for MGLAEVSTVLWTERELLELLLFKLEEEQLVLASGRARWLAHATREVEMVIEQIRGAELSRAVAVDELAAELGLLPGPSLTALADAAPAPWSEMLRDHRQAFLDLTDEISQISKSNRELLLQAARTSREVLMGVEGHAAQTYTPHGTKTMPAPSTRVIDRAL; via the coding sequence ATGGGGCTTGCTGAGGTGTCCACCGTGCTGTGGACCGAGCGTGAGCTGCTCGAGCTGCTGCTGTTCAAGCTCGAGGAGGAGCAGCTCGTGCTCGCCAGTGGTCGTGCTCGCTGGCTGGCGCACGCGACCCGCGAGGTCGAGATGGTCATCGAGCAGATCCGTGGCGCCGAGCTGTCCCGTGCCGTCGCCGTCGACGAGCTGGCCGCCGAGCTGGGCCTGCTGCCCGGCCCGAGCCTCACCGCGCTCGCCGACGCCGCACCCGCACCGTGGAGCGAGATGCTGCGCGACCACCGCCAGGCCTTCCTGGACCTGACGGACGAGATCAGCCAGATCTCCAAGTCCAACCGCGAGCTGCTGCTGCAGGCGGCCCGGACCAGCCGCGAGGTGCTGATGGGCGTCGAGGGACACGCGGCGCAGACCTACACCCCGCACGGCACCAAGACGATGCCGGCGCCCTCCACCCGCGTCATCGACCGGGCTCTGTGA
- the flgL gene encoding flagellar hook-associated protein FlgL encodes MRITQSSIAASSLANLQASLARNAQLQEQMTSGKVINRPSDSPTGIVTVMSMKSQIASSTQYSRNASDGAAWLGTVDSTLQTVNERLQRVRDLVLQGSSTGTLDPTSRQALATEVTSLRGELMGLANTSYSGRPIFGGTTANAKAYDDTTYAYQGNDGQVTRRLDSATTVEVGASGPTVFGDGATSMFKMLDDIATNLVSNTPALAGNLAQIDGRMNDVLQTLTDVGVRTNRVTAAQTNADDNVLSMSSTLSGVEDIDLPKTILDMQLSSNAYQAALSATAKVLQPSLMDFLR; translated from the coding sequence GTGCGGATCACCCAGAGCTCGATCGCGGCGTCCAGCCTCGCCAACCTGCAGGCGAGCCTCGCCCGCAACGCGCAGCTGCAGGAGCAGATGACCAGCGGCAAGGTCATCAACCGCCCCTCCGACTCCCCCACCGGCATCGTCACCGTGATGTCGATGAAGTCGCAGATCGCCTCCAGCACGCAGTACTCCCGCAACGCCTCCGATGGTGCGGCCTGGCTCGGCACCGTGGACAGCACGCTGCAGACCGTGAACGAGCGGCTCCAGCGGGTCCGCGACCTCGTGCTGCAGGGGTCGTCGACCGGCACGCTGGACCCGACCTCACGCCAGGCCCTCGCCACCGAGGTCACCAGCCTGCGGGGCGAGCTGATGGGCCTGGCGAACACGTCCTACTCGGGTCGGCCCATCTTCGGCGGCACGACTGCGAACGCCAAGGCCTACGACGACACCACCTACGCCTACCAGGGCAACGACGGTCAGGTCACCCGTCGGCTGGACTCGGCGACGACCGTCGAGGTCGGCGCCAGTGGCCCGACCGTCTTCGGCGACGGTGCGACGTCCATGTTCAAGATGCTCGACGACATCGCCACCAACCTGGTCAGCAACACCCCGGCCCTGGCCGGGAACCTCGCCCAGATCGACGGCCGGATGAACGACGTCCTGCAGACGCTCACCGACGTCGGCGTCCGCACCAACCGGGTGACCGCGGCGCAGACCAACGCCGACGACAACGTCCTGTCGATGAGCAGCACGCTGTCCGGCGTCGAGGACATCGACCTGCCCAAGACGATCCTGGACATGCAGCTGTCCAGCAACGCGTACCAGGCCGCCCTGTCGGCCACCGCGAAGGTGCTTCAGCCGTCTCTGATGGACTTCCTCAGGTGA
- the flgK gene encoding flagellar hook-associated protein FlgK, with protein sequence MSSTFSGLSTALNALMSQRAALTVTGQNIANANTVGYTRQRAELASVLSSTKAGMMSGTAIGNNGGGVTVSSIRRLADAFVDARQRDAHSNASYATAQGAALDQVEGMLGEPSTNGLSAQLSDFWGAWQGLSNNPDSVPARQALLSKAATIVGTIKQGRASVDSAFTDTRAQLDALVTDVNTTAKSIADLNDQIRALTAGGNPPNELIDQRDQLSLHLSELVGGRSTTNDDGTVSISVNGVSVVSGTRAATLAVSGGNTIDTLAATPLQLTWSSGSTATFGSGQVAGTIDALTSTFVDAANSYDQVASVLASSVNAVHSTGQDLDAVATGDFFAGTTAKTLSVAITDPRKIGAAALAPDGKPSLDASVADAMAALATSRTGADVQWSSFVAATGVAAAMAHSNVSVRTSISTQSDANRASASGVSLDEEMSNMLMFQRAYEGAGRVMTAVDEMLDTLINRTGQVGR encoded by the coding sequence ATGTCCAGCACCTTCTCCGGCCTGAGCACCGCGCTGAACGCGCTGATGTCCCAGCGTGCCGCGCTGACGGTGACGGGGCAGAACATCGCCAACGCGAACACGGTCGGGTACACCCGCCAGCGCGCCGAGCTCGCCTCGGTGCTGTCGTCCACCAAGGCCGGCATGATGTCCGGCACCGCGATCGGCAACAACGGTGGCGGTGTCACCGTGTCGTCGATCCGCCGGCTCGCCGACGCCTTCGTCGACGCCCGCCAGCGCGACGCGCACTCCAACGCCTCGTACGCCACGGCGCAGGGTGCCGCGCTGGACCAGGTCGAGGGCATGCTCGGCGAGCCGTCCACGAACGGCCTGTCCGCGCAGCTGTCCGACTTCTGGGGCGCCTGGCAAGGTCTGTCCAACAACCCGGACAGCGTCCCGGCGCGGCAGGCGCTGCTCAGCAAGGCCGCCACCATCGTGGGGACCATCAAGCAGGGCCGGGCCAGCGTCGACTCGGCGTTCACCGACACCCGCGCCCAGTTGGACGCCCTCGTCACGGACGTGAACACGACGGCGAAGAGCATCGCGGACCTCAACGACCAGATCCGTGCGCTCACCGCCGGCGGCAACCCGCCCAACGAGCTCATCGACCAGCGTGACCAGCTCTCGCTGCACCTGTCCGAGCTGGTCGGCGGCCGCAGCACCACGAACGACGACGGCACCGTGAGCATCAGCGTCAACGGCGTCAGCGTGGTCAGCGGCACCCGGGCCGCGACGCTGGCCGTCAGCGGCGGCAACACGATCGACACGCTCGCCGCGACGCCGCTGCAGCTCACCTGGTCCAGCGGGTCCACCGCGACGTTCGGCTCCGGTCAGGTCGCCGGCACCATCGATGCCCTGACGAGCACGTTCGTGGACGCCGCGAACAGCTACGACCAGGTCGCGTCCGTGCTGGCCAGCTCGGTCAACGCCGTGCACTCCACGGGCCAGGACCTGGACGCCGTGGCGACCGGCGACTTCTTCGCCGGGACGACGGCGAAGACCCTGTCCGTCGCCATCACCGACCCGCGCAAGATCGGCGCTGCGGCACTGGCCCCCGACGGCAAGCCGTCGCTGGACGCCTCGGTCGCCGACGCGATGGCCGCGCTCGCGACCTCGCGCACCGGGGCCGACGTCCAGTGGAGCTCGTTCGTCGCCGCCACCGGGGTCGCGGCCGCGATGGCGCACAGCAACGTGTCCGTCCGGACGTCGATCAGCACCCAGTCAGACGCGAACCGCGCCTCGGCGTCGGGGGTCAGCCTGGACGAGGAGATGTCCAACATGCTCATGTTCCAGCGGGCGTACGAAGGCGCGGGGCGGGTGATGACGGCGGTCGACGAGATGCTCGACACCCTCATCAACCGCACCGGTCAGGTCGGGAGGTAG